In the genome of Mucilaginibacter defluvii, one region contains:
- a CDS encoding helix-turn-helix domain-containing protein: METEKKTLGKILKDARELKRLSLRELEIQSGISNAYLSQLENDKIKKPSANTLYRLAELFNMNFDDLMVSAGVVEKKSDSTFSTGSFAFSSATADITAEEQEKLIEYLKFLRHQKNDK, from the coding sequence ATGGAAACTGAAAAAAAAACACTTGGAAAAATCTTAAAAGACGCCAGGGAGCTAAAGCGCCTGTCTTTAAGAGAACTTGAGATTCAGTCCGGAATATCCAATGCTTATTTGAGTCAATTAGAAAATGATAAAATAAAGAAGCCATCAGCAAATACTTTATATCGACTGGCGGAACTATTTAACATGAACTTTGACGACTTAATGGTGTCTGCTGGTGTTGTTGAAAAGAAAAGCGATTCGACTTTTAGTACAGGTAGCTTTGCATTTTCGTCCGCGACCGCTGATATCACCGCTGAAGAACAAGAAAAGCTTATCGAGTATCTAAAGTTTTTGCGTCATCAGAAAAATGATAAGTGA
- a CDS encoding multiubiquitin domain-containing protein — protein sequence MEDNQKGADLSTAKKLLSLVIENKKFEWRKQYISGREVKALVNAGDDVDLFLSIVKPWEDELIGDDDLVDLARPGIERFFFKNFLWLTINDKKFKWYEQYVTGKEVKLLGNISLEDDLFLSIQKPWNDEHIDNETKVDLARPGIEHFFSKEIPAEIKIIVNGRERSWSKNTISFEEVVALAEGNVHNNNKAYTVTYLKGPKQNPQGEMGKGDFVYVTNKMIFNATATDKS from the coding sequence ATGGAAGATAATCAAAAGGGGGCAGACCTTTCAACTGCCAAAAAACTATTATCGCTGGTCATCGAAAACAAAAAGTTCGAATGGCGTAAGCAGTATATTTCTGGCAGAGAAGTAAAAGCATTAGTGAATGCCGGAGATGATGTCGATCTATTTTTATCAATTGTAAAACCATGGGAGGACGAACTCATCGGAGATGATGACCTGGTTGATTTAGCAAGGCCCGGCATTGAACGTTTCTTTTTCAAAAACTTTTTGTGGCTGACCATCAACGATAAGAAGTTTAAGTGGTATGAGCAGTACGTAACCGGCAAAGAGGTTAAATTGCTTGGTAACATTTCATTAGAGGACGATCTGTTTTTAAGTATTCAAAAACCATGGAATGACGAACATATTGATAACGAAACGAAAGTTGATCTCGCTCGTCCCGGAATTGAGCACTTCTTTTCAAAAGAAATACCTGCCGAAATCAAAATTATCGTCAACGGTCGAGAAAGATCTTGGTCGAAAAATACGATCTCTTTTGAAGAAGTCGTGGCACTCGCAGAGGGCAACGTACATAATAATAACAAGGCCTATACGGTCACGTATTTAAAAGGGCCGAAACAAAACCCACAAGGGGAAATGGGTAAAGGCGACTTCGTTTATGTAACCAATAAAATGATATTTAATGCAACAGCAACTGATAAATCTTAG
- a CDS encoding RtcB family protein codes for MEKEKIGNNELKALGINEVDILVNFSRVANGLLKHNVMGKPEILANIEALIDDPMPYALKKGGKFKNLAEDVIALRKEGKFIKQERVTFKLKEEIADFQVWGLENIEVGALAQMRTAVQLPIAVAGALMPDAHQGYGLPIGGVLATTANTIIPFAVGVDIACRMCLSIFDMPAATVDIEAQKLKQMLLDNTYFGMGCTTKSYFDSSLFDSQAWSETKVIRSLKDKAYAQLGTSGTGNHFVEWGELILAEGALESVPAGNYLALLSHSGSRGFGGAVADHYSRIAMSKTKLPAEAKHLAWLDMDKDEGQEYWIAMNLAGEYASANHHEIHNKIARALGVKPITMVENHHNFAWKEQLADGTEVMVHRKGATPAGEGVLGIIPGSMSTPGFLVRGKGNIASINSASHGAGRAMSRSAAFKTLDKAVVAANLVDKRITLIGSDIDEAPMAYKDIHTVMAAQHELVEVLAKFEPRIVRMADPKEKPED; via the coding sequence ATGGAAAAGGAAAAAATTGGCAACAACGAGTTAAAGGCTTTAGGTATTAATGAGGTGGATATTTTGGTGAACTTTAGCAGGGTGGCCAATGGTTTGCTTAAACACAATGTTATGGGTAAACCTGAAATTCTGGCTAACATTGAAGCCTTGATTGACGACCCTATGCCTTACGCGTTAAAAAAAGGCGGTAAGTTTAAAAATTTGGCTGAAGATGTTATCGCTTTGCGTAAAGAGGGCAAGTTTATAAAGCAGGAACGCGTTACCTTTAAGTTAAAAGAAGAGATAGCCGACTTCCAGGTTTGGGGTTTGGAAAATATTGAAGTTGGCGCTTTGGCGCAAATGCGTACCGCGGTGCAACTGCCGATTGCGGTTGCCGGCGCTTTAATGCCCGATGCCCACCAAGGGTACGGGCTGCCGATAGGAGGAGTACTTGCAACTACAGCTAATACCATTATTCCGTTTGCTGTTGGTGTAGATATTGCCTGCCGTATGTGCCTGAGTATTTTTGATATGCCGGCAGCTACGGTTGATATTGAGGCCCAAAAACTTAAACAAATGTTGCTGGATAACACCTACTTCGGGATGGGATGTACCACAAAATCGTATTTTGACAGCTCATTGTTTGACAGCCAGGCGTGGAGTGAAACCAAAGTTATCCGCTCCCTCAAGGATAAGGCTTATGCGCAGCTGGGTACTAGCGGTACAGGTAACCACTTTGTGGAGTGGGGCGAACTAATTTTAGCCGAAGGCGCTTTAGAGAGTGTGCCCGCCGGTAATTACCTGGCATTGCTTTCGCATTCGGGATCGCGCGGCTTTGGCGGGGCAGTGGCTGATCATTACAGCCGTATTGCCATGAGCAAAACTAAACTCCCTGCTGAAGCGAAGCACCTGGCCTGGTTGGATATGGATAAAGACGAAGGACAGGAATATTGGATAGCCATGAATTTGGCCGGAGAGTATGCCAGTGCCAATCACCACGAAATCCATAATAAGATAGCGCGGGCTTTGGGCGTTAAACCAATTACGATGGTTGAAAACCATCATAATTTTGCGTGGAAAGAACAGCTGGCCGATGGTACCGAAGTAATGGTACACCGGAAGGGTGCAACACCGGCGGGCGAGGGTGTGTTGGGTATTATTCCGGGTAGTATGAGCACGCCGGGTTTCCTGGTGCGCGGTAAAGGTAATATCGCCAGCATTAACTCGGCAAGCCACGGCGCAGGCCGTGCCATGAGCCGCAGCGCAGCTTTTAAAACATTAGATAAAGCCGTTGTTGCCGCCAACCTAGTTGATAAACGGATTACACTGATAGGTAGCGATATTGACGAAGCGCCAATGGCGTATAAAGACATCCATACCGTTATGGCCGCGCAGCACGAACTGGTAGAGGTGTTGGCAAAGTTTGAACCGCGTATTGTACGAATGGCCGACCCGAAAGAAAAGCCGGAAGATTAA
- a CDS encoding ThiF family adenylyltransferase, whose protein sequence is MQQQLINLSPDLKKLRDEGLSLAIYGGYVCIHHIPYVNEKKEVKIGTLISELTLSGGKTAKPSTHAIYFMGEKPCHKDGSEQIEIVNNSPHQALVGELIGDHFLSSKPSTGYYDNYYDKFSRYISLLSIPARSIVPDVTAYNFYPVIDSEEDTVFNYFDTSSSRANITKINEKFKGQKVGIIGLGGTGSYILDLVSKTPVTEIHLFDADDFSQHNAFRSPGAASIESLTGKQKKSEYFQRIYSNMHRGIVSHVTYVNEDNISLIKDLSFVFICVDKNSVRQEILKQLVKFEIPFIDVGLGVTLVDDQLIGIVRATTGTPQKNDHLEKRIAQEDTDQNEYVTNIQIADLNALNAVMAVIKWKKLTGFYQDLIHEHQSSYSINVGQLLNGDTTD, encoded by the coding sequence ATGCAACAGCAACTGATAAATCTTAGTCCGGACCTGAAAAAACTTCGGGATGAAGGCTTGTCGTTGGCAATATATGGTGGATACGTTTGTATCCACCATATACCTTACGTTAACGAAAAAAAGGAAGTTAAAATTGGTACGTTGATAAGTGAATTGACCCTATCGGGTGGGAAAACAGCAAAACCATCTACCCACGCAATCTATTTTATGGGTGAGAAGCCTTGTCACAAGGATGGTAGTGAGCAAATAGAGATCGTTAACAATAGCCCGCACCAAGCGCTGGTCGGAGAACTGATAGGTGATCATTTTTTATCAAGTAAACCCTCAACTGGTTATTACGACAATTACTATGATAAATTCTCTAGATACATATCATTATTGTCCATTCCAGCCCGTTCAATAGTTCCGGATGTTACTGCCTATAATTTTTATCCGGTCATTGATAGTGAAGAGGATACCGTGTTTAATTATTTTGATACCAGTTCGAGCAGAGCCAATATCACTAAGATCAATGAGAAGTTTAAAGGTCAGAAGGTTGGTATAATTGGTTTAGGCGGAACAGGTAGTTATATTTTAGACCTGGTCAGTAAAACACCTGTAACAGAGATCCATCTTTTTGATGCTGACGATTTCTCACAGCACAACGCTTTTAGATCGCCAGGTGCTGCCTCCATAGAATCGCTCACAGGTAAGCAAAAGAAAAGTGAATACTTTCAACGTATTTATTCGAATATGCATAGAGGAATTGTATCGCACGTCACTTATGTAAACGAAGATAATATATCGCTGATCAAGGATCTATCATTTGTGTTTATCTGTGTAGATAAGAATTCTGTTAGGCAAGAGATTCTTAAGCAACTGGTAAAATTTGAAATACCCTTCATAGATGTTGGTCTTGGCGTAACGCTCGTCGATGACCAACTCATAGGCATTGTCCGGGCTACAACAGGAACACCACAAAAGAATGATCATCTTGAAAAGCGAATAGCTCAGGAGGATACAGATCAAAATGAATATGTGACGAATATCCAAATTGCAGACCTCAATGCTTTAAACGCAGTTATGGCGGTAATTAAGTGGAAAAAACTCACTGGTTTTTATCAAGATCTGATCCACGAACATCAAAGTTCTTATTCTATAAACGTAGGACAACTTTTAAATGGAGACACTACAGATTAA
- a CDS encoding AAA domain-containing protein, with amino-acid sequence MLTNPQINILRYWRNTLADSARVVIEVDKTLNQRNAQIDIIKGMMDIKQASVLLDAFEKRVNEDKGRSDPKDAYWEKIEEAPVFLTPFRVSPLPEYAKLTGERGIFYPFWIRAVLTRNGKLKPDEDTFPYIPRAYLEPQVNQEVNFVFADVDRIDEAFGRPFNGQPLWKDYIDYIFSAFKAITGQKPETYGPENFAVTQEYVIVINDTLSGPADGIIGLYDYIIQQKKVPVTLATLTERQETPLKSILSDKEFEKASAAHLGQMAYEFPLSRSQRTSLYHYTTLNEGDILVINGPPGTGKTTLLQSVVATQVVQAAIAGGDPRIILACSANNQAVTNIIDSFSNVKQKKGTLYERWLPDVSGFGLYLPGATREVQANIPVIKRVQGRLTGTHTDKENETYLATAEAYFIACSGQTGNTLTAIIDSLQQSLKANHELLIKGVGIWQSYQKLTAQLPELSNYSLDALEKAITELELSFSNYLDAESIWIKLFFFLNFVKEKRATRAKQLFRNCPIAYEELDFYQVKSIQQFFDQKISLIKQIKKAQNDWQAWKTKANVNHTPAEPAFNEQLEVGLKYDMFYTAVHYWEGRWLIATRLALQADRLSRNGEAAAKERWQRFAMLTPCFVSTFYMAPRFFSYSRFIRVAPGQNIWETPPLLNFIDLLIVDEAGQVSPEVGSASFALAKKALVVGDILQIEPVWNVPKKVDQANLHRYGVIKSLNDQNAIDDLYSKGFLCSSGSIMRLAQKSSYYHLYSWQARGMLLTEHRRCFDEIISYCNDLAYDGLLEPMKGPAKGGLLPPLQFIPVKGSSITSGTSRANQEEAITIAKWIADHQDALVNHYRMPLKDIIAIVTPFTGQKFMLRNTLRKTGVNMNGLTIGTVHALQGAERPVVLFSATYGSNDQGRSYFFDAGPNMLNVAVSRAKENFILFGAPEIFQRSGKSPSMQLFRHIHAAV; translated from the coding sequence ATGTTGACAAACCCGCAAATAAATATACTTCGATACTGGCGCAACACACTGGCAGACTCGGCCAGAGTAGTGATTGAGGTAGACAAAACACTTAACCAGCGAAATGCTCAGATCGACATCATAAAAGGAATGATGGATATTAAACAAGCATCTGTTTTATTAGATGCTTTTGAGAAAAGGGTGAATGAAGATAAGGGGCGATCTGACCCGAAAGATGCCTACTGGGAAAAGATTGAAGAGGCACCAGTATTTCTTACTCCGTTTAGGGTAAGCCCTTTGCCTGAATACGCAAAGCTAACCGGAGAAAGAGGCATATTTTATCCATTCTGGATTAGGGCAGTGCTGACCAGGAATGGCAAGCTTAAACCGGACGAAGATACATTTCCATATATTCCCCGCGCCTATCTGGAACCCCAGGTTAATCAGGAAGTAAACTTTGTTTTTGCTGACGTTGACCGTATAGACGAAGCATTCGGGCGCCCATTTAACGGCCAGCCGTTATGGAAAGACTATATCGATTATATATTTTCTGCTTTCAAGGCAATAACGGGACAGAAACCAGAAACATACGGTCCCGAAAACTTTGCCGTTACCCAGGAGTATGTTATCGTGATAAACGATACTTTGAGCGGCCCCGCTGATGGCATCATTGGTTTATATGATTATATCATACAACAGAAAAAAGTCCCCGTAACTCTTGCTACACTCACGGAGCGACAAGAGACGCCGCTAAAATCCATACTTTCAGACAAAGAATTTGAAAAAGCGTCAGCCGCACACCTTGGACAAATGGCTTATGAGTTCCCATTGTCGAGATCGCAACGCACCAGTTTATATCATTATACTACACTAAACGAGGGCGATATTTTAGTGATTAATGGGCCACCGGGTACAGGTAAAACTACGTTGCTGCAAAGCGTGGTTGCTACCCAAGTAGTGCAAGCCGCAATTGCAGGGGGCGATCCGCGCATAATCCTGGCCTGCTCTGCAAACAATCAGGCGGTTACAAACATCATAGATAGCTTTTCAAATGTAAAACAAAAGAAAGGAACGCTTTATGAGCGCTGGCTACCTGATGTAAGCGGATTTGGCCTATACCTACCTGGAGCAACTCGCGAAGTACAGGCGAATATTCCGGTGATTAAACGCGTACAAGGCAGACTAACAGGTACACATACTGACAAAGAAAATGAAACTTATTTAGCTACAGCCGAGGCCTACTTTATTGCCTGTAGCGGGCAAACAGGTAACACACTTACAGCTATTATTGACAGCCTACAACAATCATTAAAAGCGAATCACGAATTATTAATAAAAGGCGTTGGTATTTGGCAAAGCTATCAGAAGTTAACTGCCCAGCTGCCCGAATTGAGCAACTATAGTTTGGATGCCCTGGAAAAAGCGATCACGGAGTTGGAACTGAGCTTCAGCAACTACCTGGATGCCGAATCGATCTGGATCAAGTTGTTTTTCTTCCTAAACTTTGTGAAGGAAAAACGGGCTACACGCGCCAAACAATTGTTCCGTAATTGTCCTATCGCTTATGAAGAGCTAGATTTTTATCAGGTTAAGTCTATTCAGCAATTTTTTGATCAAAAGATCAGCCTTATAAAACAAATCAAAAAAGCTCAAAACGATTGGCAGGCCTGGAAAACAAAGGCAAATGTAAATCATACGCCTGCCGAACCGGCCTTTAATGAGCAATTAGAAGTGGGCTTGAAATATGACATGTTCTACACCGCGGTACACTATTGGGAAGGACGCTGGCTAATTGCTACCCGATTAGCGCTGCAAGCAGACCGGCTGAGCCGCAATGGCGAGGCTGCTGCTAAAGAACGCTGGCAGCGTTTTGCCATGTTAACACCTTGCTTTGTTTCTACCTTTTACATGGCGCCGAGATTTTTCAGTTATTCTAGATTTATCCGGGTCGCTCCGGGCCAAAACATATGGGAAACGCCGCCCCTGCTAAACTTTATTGATTTGCTTATTGTTGATGAGGCCGGGCAGGTTTCCCCGGAAGTAGGTTCAGCAAGCTTCGCGCTGGCGAAAAAAGCATTGGTAGTTGGCGATATCCTGCAGATTGAGCCGGTTTGGAATGTTCCAAAAAAAGTAGATCAGGCTAACTTACACCGTTATGGAGTGATCAAAAGCTTAAATGATCAAAACGCTATAGATGATCTATACAGCAAAGGCTTTCTGTGCAGCTCTGGCAGTATTATGCGGCTGGCTCAAAAATCATCCTATTATCATCTCTATTCTTGGCAGGCACGCGGCATGTTACTTACAGAACATCGCCGCTGTTTTGATGAGATTATCAGCTATTGTAATGATCTGGCTTACGACGGACTGCTGGAACCCATGAAAGGCCCTGCGAAAGGCGGATTACTGCCACCCTTACAGTTTATACCTGTTAAAGGTAGTTCCATTACAAGTGGTACCAGCCGTGCCAATCAGGAAGAGGCAATAACGATAGCCAAATGGATAGCAGACCATCAGGATGCTTTAGTCAACCATTATCGAATGCCGCTTAAAGATATAATTGCCATAGTAACACCGTTTACCGGACAGAAATTTATGCTGCGGAACACATTACGAAAGACGGGTGTTAACATGAATGGCCTTACCATTGGTACCGTTCATGCTTTACAAGGCGCTGAAAGGCCTGTAGTGCTTTTTTCGGCTACTTATGGCTCAAACGATCAAGGCAGAAGCTACTTCTTTGATGCGGGGCCAAATATGTTGAATGTAGCCGTTTCAAGGGCTAAAGAAAATTTCATCCTGTTTGGCGCGCCGGAGATATTCCAACGTTCGGGCAAAAGCCCGTCTATGCAGCTTTTCCGGCATATTCATGCGGCGGTTTAA
- a CDS encoding DUF2188 domain-containing protein, producing MGKNQHVVPHNGSWAVRGAGNSRVTRIADTQAEAIQVARTIAINQGSEMLIHRPNGQIRDRNSYGNDPFPPQG from the coding sequence ATGGGTAAAAATCAACATGTTGTACCGCATAACGGGAGTTGGGCGGTGCGTGGAGCTGGAAACAGCAGAGTTACAAGGATTGCAGACACACAGGCAGAAGCAATTCAAGTCGCGAGAACAATTGCCATTAATCAAGGTTCGGAAATGCTAATTCACCGACCAAATGGCCAAATAAGGGATCGAAACTCTTACGGGAATGACCCCTTTCCTCCGCAAGGGTAA
- a CDS encoding GH32 C-terminal domain-containing protein, whose protein sequence is MNYNTLNGVFYSPEDMTSMELSADIYIDRTSIEVFIDNGAYSYSMQRKPDAKNTEGFHFWGNNIDVKIWKCTQLNLFGIRLRTNYFNAHKIINNPLLLCGLFILRLYNTLIGS, encoded by the coding sequence ATGAACTACAACACGCTTAACGGCGTATTTTACTCGCCCGAAGACATGACCAGCATGGAACTAAGCGCTGATATTTACATTGACCGTACATCCATTGAGGTATTTATTGATAATGGCGCTTACTCCTACTCCATGCAACGCAAGCCGGATGCTAAGAACACCGAAGGATTCCATTTTTGGGGTAACAACATCGATGTGAAAATCTGGAAGTGTACACAGTTAAATCTATTTGGGATCAGGCTAAGAACTAATTATTTTAATGCTCATAAAATAATAAACAACCCCCTCCTTTTGTGCGGGTTGTTTATTTTACGCCTGTACAATACTTTAATCGGCAGTTAA
- a CDS encoding DUF6527 family protein, protein METLQIKFVEFIPELLDNGTLYISIDCRTAIHKCVCGCGNEVITPFSPTDWELRFYGDSVSLLPSIGNWSFPCRSHYWITNNKIRHAGNWTNKQVSDGRFTDRTIKNKYYKDITNRLEPQVQTVDELPLEVKNVSWIATFWGKLVSAIKSIKTTLKI, encoded by the coding sequence ATGGAGACACTACAGATTAAGTTTGTTGAGTTTATTCCGGAATTATTAGATAACGGAACTCTTTACATATCGATTGACTGTCGAACAGCGATACATAAATGTGTTTGTGGCTGTGGCAATGAAGTTATTACACCATTTTCTCCTACCGACTGGGAGCTAAGATTTTATGGTGACTCCGTTTCCTTATTGCCATCAATTGGTAATTGGAGCTTTCCATGCCGGTCACATTATTGGATAACCAATAACAAGATTCGCCATGCAGGAAATTGGACGAACAAACAAGTTTCTGACGGGAGGTTCACCGATAGAACAATTAAAAACAAATACTACAAGGACATAACTAATAGATTAGAGCCTCAAGTGCAAACAGTAGATGAATTACCACTTGAAGTGAAAAATGTGAGCTGGATAGCCACCTTTTGGGGCAAGTTAGTTTCAGCAATTAAAAGCATTAAAACAACGCTAAAAATTTAA
- a CDS encoding S8 family peptidase, whose translation MNLNTPLQHFKIPVENLRFEQVEPHGGGVTFKRDDQIGHGKYLLKRTTLVKASLSVKKDFDFSKNLFVNIRSPLKVPIKSEKLKLKNLGFEIISLNKADINSCLAKISKDKFDQLAEKISKYTFEPDHPGKTNLAILEDIEEVKVDDKMAALEKGSSKQDVIIYLHHNLSQKEKFLILNNIESDFIKAGVKTESQIFPNGRPIVSCSAEYATIKKIASFYSTVNKVEINSTFYVKRSVPVLPLPSSLKVNAAISDSVVAIIDSGIQASAVPFQNLITSHLRFLPARAVDIDPDHGSFVASRCLYGDEIDICFTTNTLMPYCRVMDVTVFGNDARGRSIGPTDDFLVNVIGQVVKKHYKDIKVYNLSLGKPESINDHEFSEVAKQIDYLSKTYNVIFVVASGNINSPLGNYPHDHFSHKDSRLGAPAEALLAVTVGSIAKYVNTNCLAVKDEISPFSRIGPGADLGLKPEIVCHGGNLVKGYTSNPRTSSYGINHKGDHLAVDVGTSFSAPIISQFVVRLMDAFPDATTNLIKALLFHFAEKRSIPSTILNPHTFYTGFGEPHIENSISSAPNTFSYFFEGVLDQQRYQYVGFHIPSIFKTRSDAKLKIKITIVFDPQVNPTNDMEYSMARISATLYKAHNTGFKEITVPTADKYNLPWNPILQFEKEFSRGFLCGYWELRLRLFTRGPIGEKYKQGYAVIIEIIDSKNKIDVFNETVNEFGSKYDLKSREEAA comes from the coding sequence TTGAACCTTAACACGCCTTTACAACATTTCAAAATTCCAGTGGAAAATTTGCGTTTCGAGCAAGTTGAGCCTCATGGTGGTGGCGTTACTTTTAAGAGAGATGATCAAATTGGTCATGGTAAATATCTTTTGAAAAGAACAACGTTAGTCAAAGCATCCTTGTCTGTAAAAAAGGATTTTGATTTTAGTAAGAATTTATTTGTTAATATCCGCTCTCCATTGAAGGTTCCGATCAAAAGTGAGAAACTGAAGCTGAAGAATTTGGGCTTCGAAATTATAAGCCTTAATAAAGCTGATATTAACTCTTGTCTTGCTAAAATCTCAAAGGACAAATTCGATCAACTCGCTGAGAAAATCTCAAAATATACTTTTGAGCCCGACCATCCCGGCAAAACAAATTTGGCTATTCTTGAAGATATTGAAGAAGTTAAAGTAGATGATAAAATGGCTGCTTTGGAAAAAGGCAGCTCAAAGCAGGACGTGATCATCTATTTGCATCATAATCTTTCCCAGAAAGAAAAATTTCTTATCCTCAATAATATTGAATCAGATTTTATAAAAGCTGGGGTAAAAACCGAATCTCAAATATTCCCTAATGGCAGGCCAATAGTTAGTTGCTCCGCTGAGTATGCTACGATCAAAAAGATAGCCAGTTTTTATTCGACCGTCAATAAGGTTGAAATAAATTCCACATTTTACGTTAAACGATCAGTGCCAGTTTTACCATTGCCCAGCAGTCTGAAGGTTAACGCGGCAATATCAGATTCTGTTGTCGCAATAATTGATTCAGGAATTCAGGCATCGGCAGTACCCTTTCAGAATTTAATAACAAGCCATTTGAGATTTTTGCCTGCTCGAGCTGTTGATATTGACCCAGATCACGGGAGTTTTGTTGCAAGTCGATGTCTATATGGTGATGAGATAGACATTTGTTTTACAACAAATACTTTGATGCCCTATTGTAGAGTAATGGATGTCACGGTATTCGGCAACGATGCAAGGGGTAGAAGTATCGGTCCGACAGACGATTTTTTGGTGAATGTGATTGGTCAGGTTGTCAAGAAACACTACAAAGATATTAAAGTCTATAACTTATCCTTGGGTAAACCCGAGTCTATAAACGATCACGAATTTTCTGAGGTTGCAAAGCAAATTGATTATTTATCTAAAACGTACAACGTCATATTTGTAGTGGCATCCGGCAATATTAATTCGCCGCTTGGTAACTATCCTCATGATCATTTTTCTCATAAAGATTCAAGATTAGGGGCTCCGGCTGAAGCTTTGCTTGCAGTAACCGTGGGATCAATCGCTAAATACGTTAATACAAATTGCCTCGCCGTTAAAGATGAAATTTCGCCATTTTCAAGGATTGGCCCTGGAGCAGATTTAGGGCTTAAGCCTGAGATAGTTTGTCATGGTGGAAATTTAGTGAAGGGGTATACTTCCAACCCCAGAACGTCGAGCTATGGAATTAACCATAAAGGCGACCACCTTGCTGTAGATGTTGGGACTAGCTTTTCGGCTCCTATCATTTCACAATTCGTTGTGCGTTTAATGGATGCTTTTCCAGATGCAACGACCAACCTTATTAAGGCCCTTTTATTCCATTTCGCTGAAAAAAGAAGTATTCCAAGCACAATACTTAACCCCCATACTTTTTATACCGGTTTTGGCGAACCGCATATTGAAAATTCAATATCATCCGCACCCAATACTTTCAGTTATTTTTTTGAAGGCGTATTGGATCAACAAAGATATCAGTATGTTGGGTTTCATATTCCGAGCATTTTCAAAACACGTTCTGACGCTAAACTAAAAATTAAAATAACGATTGTATTTGACCCGCAAGTCAATCCGACAAATGATATGGAGTATAGTATGGCGAGGATTAGTGCGACTTTATATAAAGCCCATAATACAGGTTTTAAAGAGATCACCGTACCGACAGCCGATAAATACAATTTGCCATGGAATCCTATTTTACAATTTGAAAAAGAATTTTCAAGAGGGTTCTTATGTGGTTATTGGGAACTACGTTTAAGACTTTTTACCCGTGGACCGATTGGAGAGAAATACAAACAGGGTTATGCTGTTATAATTGAAATCATTGATTCAAAAAATAAGATTGACGTATTTAATGAAACTGTCAACGAATTCGGAAGTAAGTACGATCTGAAAAGTAGAGAAGAGGCTGCTTGA
- a CDS encoding ImmA/IrrE family metallo-endopeptidase — MISERKKNDVEKVAFDALHKSKAFGVFPTPVDKILAYADLKIDSSVDLSVVPSNFFARHSLALKRGLAKIRGVLDRREKVIYLDLQQHESKQTFVKLHEAGHELCGWQANMLKFLDDDETLDPDINDQFEAEANYFASSALFQLDIFNDKVGEYPLELATCLHLKKLFGASFHATIRRYVEHSKKRCALLVLNKESKSPFAAQCLSIRNYFQSPSFTQEWGMIEWNSNFDFDVPFVQNFLSNRKMAKNVLTIDTQTESITCDYHYFDNTYNVFVFMFPKGEVIKSRTKFVIEA, encoded by the coding sequence ATGATAAGTGAGAGAAAGAAAAACGATGTTGAGAAAGTCGCATTTGACGCCTTACATAAAAGTAAGGCGTTCGGGGTTTTCCCCACGCCAGTTGACAAGATCTTAGCTTATGCAGACTTAAAGATCGATTCGTCCGTCGATCTCAGTGTCGTTCCGTCAAACTTTTTTGCACGACATAGTTTGGCATTGAAGAGAGGGTTGGCCAAGATCAGGGGTGTATTAGATCGCCGTGAAAAAGTTATCTATCTCGACCTTCAGCAACATGAATCTAAGCAGACCTTTGTGAAGTTGCACGAGGCGGGGCATGAACTGTGTGGATGGCAGGCTAACATGCTTAAGTTTTTGGATGATGATGAAACCTTAGATCCAGATATTAATGATCAATTTGAAGCTGAAGCGAATTACTTTGCTTCCTCTGCACTATTCCAGTTAGATATTTTTAACGATAAAGTCGGCGAATACCCTCTGGAATTAGCCACCTGCTTACATCTAAAAAAGCTGTTTGGGGCTTCATTTCACGCAACTATCCGGAGATATGTTGAACACTCTAAAAAAAGATGCGCCTTGTTGGTACTCAACAAAGAGTCCAAATCACCGTTCGCAGCGCAATGCCTGAGTATTCGTAATTATTTTCAATCGCCATCATTTACTCAGGAATGGGGCATGATCGAGTGGAATTCAAATTTTGATTTTGATGTACCTTTCGTTCAAAACTTTTTGTCAAATAGAAAAATGGCAAAAAACGTTTTGACGATCGATACGCAAACCGAATCGATCACCTGCGACTATCATTATTTTGACAATACTTATAACGTATTTGTATTCATGTTTCCCAAAGGTGAAGTAATCAAATCGCGCACAAAGTTTGTGATAGAGGCCTGA